In Actinoplanes octamycinicus, the genomic window AGCGCGTCCCGCACCCGGGCTTCGACCAGCCCGGCGGTGGCCGCGTTGCTGATGCCGAAGACCAGGTCGTGCACGCCGCAGCCGAAGCCGGGCCGCATCGCCCGCTCGCCCGGCGCGGTGCTCAGGATCAGCCAGATCGCCTCCCGGACGCTGTCCTCGCCGGACACCCGGACGACCCGGCCGCGTTCGTCGAGCTGGATCGGGAACTTCCAGCCCACCCCGGTGAAGTCGGCGGTCATCGTCCTCCCGCCTCAGCCGATCGTCACGGTGCCGCCGGCGACGACCCGGCCGACGGCGAGGTCGGCCGGATCGTTGCAGGTGGTGGCGGGGTCGCCGGACCGGGCGGCGGCCCGCCCGTTGATCGTCACGGTGGTGCTGCCGGCCTGCACGGTGGCCCGGTTCGCCGGTGGCGTGGCGAAGCCGGTGCCGGGCGGCGACGGCAGGTGCGCCGGGACGTTGCCGGCGGTGCTGCCGACCGTCGCGGCGGGCCGGCCCTCGATGGTGACGTCGCTGCTCAGGCCACCGGTCAGCACGCCGCTGAACGGGTGCGGCAGCGGCTGCGGCACCAGCGTCCCGCCGGACGGGACCAGCACGATGTGCGTGTCAGTGGCGACGATCCGGTCGCCCTGCTTGGCGGCGGGCAGGCCCATGTTTCCCCCTCAGTTGATGCCGACGGTGCTGCCGGCCACCGCGCAGTGCCCGCTCGCCCGCAGCGTGGCGCCGGCGGCGGAGGTGACGGTGACGTCGCCGCCGGACGAGCTCAGCTCGATGCTCTGGCCGGTCACCACGACCTTGCCGGTGGCGGACTCCAGGACCAGGTCGCCGTCGGCGTGCACGGTGACGGTGCCGGCCGCGGTGTCGATCACGATGCGGTTGGCGCCGCCCGCGCCGACGATCTCGACGCGGCCGGCGCCGTCGGTGTCGTCGAGCCGGATCAGGTGCCCGGCGCGGGAGACGATGGCGCGCCTGGCGACCTGACCGGACTCGTCGAGCGGCGTGGACTCCGGCGGGGCGTCCACGCCGTTCCAGAGCGCGCCGAGCACGTACGGAAAACGGATGTCACCGTGCGCGAAAGCGACCAGGACCTCGTCGTCGACCTCGGGCAGGAGCTGCAGGCCCCGCCCGGGGCCGGCCATCGGCGCGGCGATCCGCGCCCACCAGCTCTCGTCATTTCCGGACAGCCAGGGGAAGCGGACCCGGACCCGGCCGAGCCCGTCCGGGTCGTTGTTGTTGGTGACGATCCCCGGGACGACGCCGAAGACGCGGTCGTGGCCGCCCGGCGGCGGTCCCAGCAGATCCAGCAGGTCGTTGCTCATGAGACGGCGTTCCTCCGGACCGAGAAGGACGTCCGGTATCCGGACGCGTCGATGGTGTGGGTGGTCTGCGCGACGTAGTACGGGCCGCTGAACGCGGGCCCGAGCCCGGCCAGCTCGAGCACCTCGCCGGCGCGCAGCCCGGGCTCGCCGGCCGCCGACCCGGTGCCGGTGACGAAATCCAGCGCCCGGTCCTGGTAGATCGCCCGGGCCAGCACGTCGGCCTCCTCCTGCGAGGCGATCGGGGTGTCCACCCGGATCTCCTCGACCCGCCGGTGGAACGCCGTCTCGGCGACCGCCGCACCGGTGCGCCGGCCGCCCATCCCGGCAGCAGCGGTGTCCGCGCCGGCCTCGCCGCGGACCTCCTTCTTGGTCCGCGCGTCATAGCCGCACACGATCACCTTGCTGACCTGCCGCAGCGTGTTCATCGTCGGGTGGAACGAGCGCAGCGAGCGGCCCCATTCGAGGCGGAAGCCACCGCGGTCGGCGGACCGCTGCTCGCGGAAGACCAGGGTGCGGCCGTCGACCGTCACCTCGAAGCCGATCGCGCGGGCTCGCTGGACCAGGAAGGCCAGGTCGGTCTGGTTGTACTGGATCAGGTACGGGTGCCGGGCCCCGGTCCGTTCCGCGGCGGCCTTGAGCCCGAGGCCGGCCGCGATCCGCTCGGCCACGTCCTGATCGGTGACGTCCTGGA contains:
- a CDS encoding GPW/gp25 family protein; its protein translation is MTADFTGVGWKFPIQLDERGRVVRVSGEDSVREAIWLILSTAPGERAMRPGFGCGVHDLVFGISNAATAGLVEARVRDALVRWEPRIDLLDVRAGSAPDSPATLLIQIDYRLRATNTVFNLVYPFYLDPGVAP
- a CDS encoding PAAR domain-containing protein, with product MGLPAAKQGDRIVATDTHIVLVPSGGTLVPQPLPHPFSGVLTGGLSSDVTIEGRPAATVGSTAGNVPAHLPSPPGTGFATPPANRATVQAGSTTVTINGRAAARSGDPATTCNDPADLAVGRVVAGGTVTIG
- a CDS encoding phage baseplate assembly protein V translates to MSNDLLDLLGPPPGGHDRVFGVVPGIVTNNNDPDGLGRVRVRFPWLSGNDESWWARIAAPMAGPGRGLQLLPEVDDEVLVAFAHGDIRFPYVLGALWNGVDAPPESTPLDESGQVARRAIVSRAGHLIRLDDTDGAGRVEIVGAGGANRIVIDTAAGTVTVHADGDLVLESATGKVVVTGQSIELSSSGGDVTVTSAAGATLRASGHCAVAGSTVGIN
- a CDS encoding phage late control D family protein, whose protein sequence is MSRFAPAFSVLVDGTSITAEVAAHVTELSVVHEPDLLDHFSLTVANPYPSMPWTHTEQADWFREGNAVTIGMGYAGELRTLFDGEITSLSPAFPESGTPTVRVEGYTRLHWLRGAARSRTFQDVTDQDVAERIAAGLGLKAAAERTGARHPYLIQYNQTDLAFLVQRARAIGFEVTVDGRTLVFREQRSADRGGFRLEWGRSLRSFHPTMNTLRQVSKVIVCGYDARTKKEVRGEAGADTAAAGMGGRRTGAAVAETAFHRRVEEIRVDTPIASQEEADVLARAIYQDRALDFVTGTGSAAGEPGLRAGEVLELAGLGPAFSGPYYVAQTTHTIDASGYRTSFSVRRNAVS